A stretch of the Vibrio sp. HB236076 genome encodes the following:
- a CDS encoding AEC family transporter, with product MDLLSVIAPIFIIILIGFLCAKAKLLSVTTFAEMGRYVMYVALPAVIVKTLLTLDLAALFNPNYFISYICASLVTLGLGIVVFIALLKQPWPTTSVSVTGMVVPNSAFIGFPLLSQILADPPLSGFAMALIVENLIVVPICFVLMDYHHSSSSSSLATKVWLVLKRSIKNPLLIAIVLGIVGNLAQITLPQVAQTTLDLLAPSAVAVALFVIGGSLATVVLSETHWRAVTLTLMGKLVLHPLIAMAIGYALLRDHPELFLTLVLITCVPMLSTFTVIGERYRQSAFCASTQLLTTLCSLLTIPLMVFLAHLLVKF from the coding sequence ATGGACCTTCTCAGTGTGATTGCCCCGATATTTATCATTATCTTAATCGGATTTTTGTGTGCTAAGGCCAAGTTATTGTCGGTTACTACGTTTGCAGAAATGGGGCGCTATGTCATGTATGTCGCTTTACCTGCTGTGATTGTAAAAACCTTACTCACTTTAGACTTGGCAGCCTTGTTCAACCCCAATTATTTTATTAGCTACATCTGTGCGTCTTTGGTTACGCTCGGTTTGGGGATCGTCGTATTTATTGCATTACTCAAGCAACCCTGGCCAACGACATCGGTATCGGTAACGGGTATGGTGGTGCCAAACAGCGCATTTATTGGCTTTCCTTTACTCAGTCAAATACTGGCCGATCCGCCGCTGAGTGGTTTTGCTATGGCCTTAATTGTCGAAAACTTGATTGTGGTGCCTATCTGCTTTGTTTTGATGGATTATCATCATTCGTCTTCATCATCAAGCTTGGCGACCAAGGTTTGGTTGGTGTTAAAGCGCAGTATAAAAAATCCGTTATTGATCGCCATTGTGTTAGGGATTGTCGGCAACCTGGCTCAAATAACCTTGCCCCAAGTCGCGCAAACCACCCTCGACCTGTTGGCCCCTTCGGCTGTCGCGGTGGCGTTATTTGTGATTGGCGGCTCGTTAGCCACGGTGGTGTTAAGTGAAACCCACTGGCGTGCGGTCACGTTAACCTTAATGGGTAAATTAGTCCTTCATCCATTGATTGCTATGGCGATAGGGTACGCATTATTACGCGATCATCCTGAGCTGTTTTTAACTTTAGTCTTGATCACCTGTGTGCCTATGCTCAGTACGTTTACTGTGATTGGTGAGCGTTATCGGCAAAGTGCTTTTTGCGCCTCGACTCAGCTTCTCACCACCTTGTGTTCATTATTGACCATTCCGCTGATGGTGTTTTTAGCCCACTTATTAGTGAAGTTTTAA
- the pncA gene encoding bifunctional nicotinamidase/pyrazinamidase encodes MKSALILVDIQNDFSPQGALAVPCGNEIIPVVNQLMPLVDVVVATKDWHPSGHSSFASTHRAPVGDIKIVNGVEQIMWPDHCIQGSLGSDFIPGLETENIAHVIYKGTHRDIDSYSGFFDNQDKFKTDLDDALQGLGINRLLIVGLATDYCVKFTALDALRLGYHTAVVKDACRGVELSPGDIENAYQEIEAKGGTVISSSQIQQYLNQ; translated from the coding sequence ATGAAAAGTGCGCTTATCTTGGTTGATATTCAAAATGATTTTTCACCACAAGGAGCATTGGCCGTCCCCTGCGGTAATGAGATTATCCCAGTGGTCAATCAGTTAATGCCATTAGTTGATGTCGTTGTGGCTACCAAAGATTGGCATCCGAGTGGTCACAGTAGCTTTGCGTCGACGCACCGCGCTCCGGTCGGTGATATCAAAATAGTGAATGGGGTTGAGCAGATTATGTGGCCCGATCACTGTATTCAAGGCAGCCTTGGTAGTGATTTTATTCCTGGCTTAGAAACCGAAAACATAGCGCACGTGATCTACAAGGGCACGCACCGTGATATTGACAGCTACAGCGGCTTTTTTGATAACCAAGACAAATTTAAGACTGACCTCGACGACGCCCTACAAGGTTTGGGAATTAATCGACTCTTGATCGTCGGGTTAGCCACGGATTACTGCGTCAAATTTACCGCTCTTGATGCGTTGAGACTGGGTTATCATACCGCGGTAGTAAAAGACGCTTGTCGCGGTGTTGAGTTAAGCCCTGGCGATATCGAAAACGCGTATCAAGAGATTGAAGCCAAAGGGGGAACGGTGATTTCCTCATCACAAATTCAGCAATACTTGAACCAATAA
- a CDS encoding sulfite exporter TauE/SafE family protein yields MSIEELWLPMLVIFIGAYVQTAIGFGLAIIAAPVLIILDPQWVPLPIIISAFTVALLGAVRHRRSIKIGQLKMALLGRVPGSLLGAGLLVWVSSSVLSMWVGVLVLVAVLVSLMPIRYEPTPRRMAVAGFFSGLFGTSSAIGGPPMALLLQHQEAHSLRANLSAFFIASSLISIAVLVVLGHVTWSHIYMSVPLIPATMAGFFLAIKTTEHLPKQTVRYSALLLCSVSGSVAIYESLFVMK; encoded by the coding sequence ATGAGTATAGAGGAATTGTGGTTGCCGATGTTGGTGATTTTTATTGGTGCTTATGTACAAACGGCGATTGGCTTTGGGTTGGCAATTATTGCCGCGCCGGTCTTGATCATACTCGACCCGCAGTGGGTCCCTTTACCGATCATTATCAGTGCGTTCACGGTCGCATTGTTGGGGGCGGTCCGTCATCGTCGCAGTATTAAAATTGGGCAGTTGAAAATGGCGCTGCTTGGCAGAGTACCTGGGTCGTTGTTGGGCGCGGGTTTATTAGTCTGGGTTTCTAGTTCTGTGCTGTCGATGTGGGTTGGCGTTCTGGTGTTAGTGGCGGTGTTGGTGAGTTTAATGCCGATTCGCTATGAACCCACACCAAGGCGTATGGCGGTTGCGGGGTTCTTTTCTGGTTTATTTGGGACCAGTAGTGCGATTGGTGGCCCACCGATGGCGTTATTACTTCAACATCAAGAAGCGCATTCGTTGCGCGCCAATTTGTCGGCCTTTTTTATTGCCAGCTCTTTAATATCGATTGCGGTTTTGGTTGTATTAGGACATGTGACATGGTCACATATTTACATGAGTGTCCCGTTGATTCCGGCGACGATGGCGGGGTTCTTTTTGGCGATTAAAACCACAGAACACTTACCCAAGCAAACCGTGAGGTATTCAGCCTTGTTGTTGTGCTCGGTATCGGGCAGTGTGGCGATTTACGAAAGCCTTTTTGTTATGAAGTAG